In Xanthomonas sacchari, a genomic segment contains:
- a CDS encoding DUF6172 family protein, whose product MKKTYRLRIEGKHPDRLLDAAKHDIRKYIRRERRKTLPAGADYWDFDTLFGTEEATAAVLPPAELLRAVDALVAAGGDQFYVEIRSRACTRPPRAKGGQDEREHDPFED is encoded by the coding sequence GTGAAGAAGACCTACCGGCTCCGCATCGAAGGCAAGCATCCCGACCGCCTGCTCGACGCCGCCAAGCACGACATCCGCAAATACATCCGCCGCGAGCGCCGCAAGACCCTGCCCGCCGGCGCCGACTACTGGGACTTCGACACGCTGTTCGGCACCGAGGAGGCCACCGCCGCGGTGCTGCCGCCGGCCGAGCTGCTGCGTGCGGTCGACGCGCTGGTCGCCGCCGGCGGCGATCAGTTCTACGTGGAGATCCGCAGCCGGGCCTGCACGCGGCCGCCGCGGGCCAAGGGCGGCCAGGACGAGCGCGAGCACGATCCGTTCGAGGACTGA
- a CDS encoding MgtC/SapB family protein, with product MIDLSDIAVRLGIAALAGAAIGLNRDLHGKPIGIRTLGLVGLATAMVVLLADPLGRGGFTDAGSRVIQGILTGIGFLGAGVIYHTRKHVRVHGLTSAACVWLTACIGILCGAGQWQIVAVSLGIAFVILLFGGRVERALHTALGGKPARAAAPDQSSDDGPHQPGR from the coding sequence TTGATCGACCTGTCCGACATCGCCGTGCGCCTGGGCATCGCCGCCCTCGCCGGTGCGGCGATCGGGTTGAACCGCGACCTGCACGGCAAGCCGATCGGGATCCGCACGCTGGGGCTGGTGGGCCTGGCCACCGCGATGGTGGTGCTGCTGGCCGACCCGCTCGGCAGGGGCGGTTTCACCGACGCCGGCAGCCGCGTCATCCAGGGCATCCTCACCGGCATCGGCTTCCTCGGCGCCGGCGTTATCTATCACACCCGGAAGCATGTGCGGGTGCACGGCCTGACCAGCGCCGCCTGCGTCTGGCTCACCGCCTGCATCGGGATCCTGTGCGGCGCCGGCCAGTGGCAGATCGTGGCGGTGTCCCTGGGCATCGCCTTCGTCATCCTGCTGTTCGGCGGCCGCGTCGAACGCGCCCTGCACACGGCGCTGGGCGGCAAGCCGGCGCGTGCCGCGGCGCCCGATCAATCATCGGACGACGGCCCGCACCAGCCCGGCAGGTAG
- a CDS encoding ParB-like protein, with protein sequence MADPREPLLHPVPILSLRPTQMTVGMREVKEKRKRWRAQASRHKQAELLGTHTIPVVLGPDGRYYVVDHHHLARALHDEGVKDILVTVIADLSVVDKDALWRVLDHRRWAYPYDAKGERRAFKDMPTSIADLKDDPYRSLAGEVRRAGGYAKDTTPFSEFLWADLFRRRLRRRDIKEDFARAVEMALALAKSRDASYLPGWCGPSSDD encoded by the coding sequence ATGGCCGATCCCCGCGAACCGCTGCTGCATCCCGTGCCGATCCTGTCCTTGCGCCCGACGCAGATGACCGTGGGCATGCGCGAGGTGAAGGAGAAGCGCAAGCGCTGGCGCGCGCAGGCGTCCAGGCACAAGCAGGCCGAGTTGCTCGGCACGCACACGATTCCGGTGGTGCTGGGGCCGGACGGGCGCTACTACGTGGTCGACCACCACCACCTGGCGCGGGCGCTGCACGACGAAGGGGTGAAGGACATCCTGGTCACGGTGATCGCCGACCTCAGCGTCGTCGACAAGGACGCGCTGTGGCGCGTGCTGGATCATCGCCGCTGGGCCTATCCCTACGACGCCAAGGGCGAGCGCCGCGCCTTCAAGGACATGCCGACGTCGATCGCGGACCTGAAGGACGATCCCTACCGCAGCCTCGCCGGCGAGGTCCGGCGCGCGGGTGGCTACGCCAAGGACACCACGCCGTTCAGCGAATTCCTGTGGGCCGACCTGTTCCGCCGCCGGCTGCGGCGCCGCGACATCAAGGAGGACTTTGCCCGCGCGGTGGAGATGGCGCTCGCGCTCGCCAAGAGCCGGGACGCGAGCTACCTGCCGGGCTGGTGCGGGCCGTCGTCCGATGATTGA
- a CDS encoding DEAD/DEAH box helicase encodes MPFASLGLSPALYPAFAAALARAGWQTPTPIQQQAVPLIVAGHDLLAMAQTGSGKTAAFALPLLQACAQAARPARSARVLVLVPTRELAVQVADTFVALGLELPRRPRVVVAVGGVSINPQMLALRGGAEVVVATPGRLLDLLEQRALQLDAVAHLVLDEADRLLDLGFGAELERLLRLLPPMRQTLLFSATMPAPIAALAARLLRAPRRIGDAADAAPIPATLRQRAIEVDSGQRLALLQHLLEHEAWPRALVFVASRRSAEQVATALAKAGIAAQPLHGELAQGRRQRTLDAFRQQQLRVLVTTDLAARGIDIAALPVVVNYDLPRSTADYTHRIGRSARAGADGQALSFVDAASAAHLRLIEKRQGVRVPRERIPGFEPVPAPAAAPATETAPSTGGIKGKRPSKKDRLRAARAQGGEPPTDG; translated from the coding sequence ATGCCGTTCGCTTCCCTCGGGCTGTCGCCCGCGCTGTATCCCGCCTTCGCCGCCGCGCTCGCGCGTGCCGGCTGGCAGACGCCCACGCCGATCCAGCAGCAGGCGGTGCCGCTGATCGTCGCCGGCCACGACCTGCTGGCCATGGCGCAGACCGGTTCCGGCAAGACCGCGGCATTCGCGCTGCCGCTGCTGCAGGCCTGCGCGCAGGCCGCCAGACCAGCGCGTTCCGCCCGCGTGCTGGTGCTGGTGCCGACCCGCGAATTGGCGGTGCAGGTCGCCGACACCTTCGTCGCGCTGGGCCTGGAGCTGCCGCGGCGGCCGCGGGTGGTGGTGGCGGTCGGTGGCGTCTCGATCAATCCGCAGATGCTGGCGCTGCGCGGCGGCGCCGAGGTGGTGGTGGCCACGCCCGGTCGCCTGCTCGACCTGCTGGAGCAGCGCGCGCTGCAACTGGACGCGGTGGCGCACCTGGTGCTGGACGAGGCCGACCGCCTGCTCGACCTGGGCTTCGGCGCCGAACTGGAGCGGCTGCTGCGCCTGCTGCCGCCGATGCGGCAGACCCTGCTGTTCTCGGCCACCATGCCGGCGCCGATCGCGGCGCTGGCTGCGCGCCTGCTGCGCGCGCCGCGGCGGATCGGCGACGCCGCCGACGCCGCACCGATTCCGGCGACGCTGCGCCAGCGCGCGATCGAGGTCGACAGCGGACAGCGCCTGGCGCTGCTGCAACATCTGCTGGAACACGAGGCCTGGCCGCGGGCGCTGGTGTTCGTGGCCAGCCGGCGCAGCGCCGAGCAGGTCGCCACCGCCCTGGCCAAGGCCGGCATCGCCGCGCAGCCGCTGCATGGCGAACTGGCCCAGGGCCGGCGCCAGCGCACCCTGGACGCGTTCCGCCAACAGCAGCTGCGGGTGCTGGTGACCACCGACCTGGCCGCGCGCGGCATCGACATCGCCGCGCTGCCGGTGGTGGTGAACTACGACCTGCCGCGCTCCACCGCCGACTACACCCACCGCATCGGCCGCAGCGCGCGCGCCGGCGCCGACGGCCAGGCGCTGAGCTTTGTCGACGCGGCCAGCGCGGCGCATCTGCGCCTGATCGAGAAACGCCAGGGCGTGCGCGTGCCGCGGGAACGCATTCCCGGTTTCGAGCCGGTGCCGGCACCGGCCGCAGCGCCGGCCACGGAAACGGCCCCCTCCACCGGCGGCATCAAGGGCAAGCGACCGAGCAAGAAGGACAGGCTGCGCGCGGCGCGTGCGCAGGGCGGCGAGCCACCGACAGACGGCTGA
- a CDS encoding SDR family NAD(P)-dependent oxidoreductase, translating into MTDPSAFAGYRVLVAGASRGIGLAIADAFAGHGAAVAICARSPAPLADAATQLQRHGHPVASQCCDLGDAAQIEAWVAQAAEALGGIDVMINNASGYGHGDDDASWQAGFDIDLMAAVRCNRAALPRLRASGRGCILNISSINGLRPTPRVPAYSAAKAALNYYTTTLATQLARERIRVNAIAPGSIEFPGGLWEQRRQQQPELYRQIRASIPFGAFGALDDIANAALFLASPQARWITGQVLAVDGGQSLGA; encoded by the coding sequence ATGACCGATCCGTCCGCCTTCGCGGGATACCGCGTGCTCGTCGCCGGCGCCAGCCGCGGGATTGGCCTGGCCATCGCCGACGCCTTCGCCGGCCACGGCGCGGCGGTGGCGATCTGCGCGCGCAGCCCCGCGCCGCTGGCCGACGCCGCCACGCAACTGCAGCGCCACGGCCACCCGGTCGCGTCGCAGTGCTGCGACCTGGGCGACGCCGCCCAGATCGAAGCCTGGGTGGCGCAGGCCGCAGAGGCGCTGGGCGGCATCGATGTGATGATCAACAACGCCTCCGGCTACGGCCATGGCGACGACGATGCGAGCTGGCAGGCCGGCTTCGACATCGACCTGATGGCCGCGGTGCGCTGCAATCGCGCCGCGCTGCCGCGGCTGCGCGCCAGCGGCCGCGGCTGCATCCTCAACATCAGCTCGATCAACGGCCTGCGGCCGACACCGCGGGTACCGGCGTACTCGGCGGCGAAGGCGGCGCTGAACTACTACACGACCACGCTGGCGACGCAGCTGGCGCGCGAGCGGATCCGGGTCAACGCGATCGCGCCCGGCTCCATCGAGTTCCCCGGCGGCCTGTGGGAGCAGCGCCGCCAGCAGCAGCCGGAGCTGTACCGGCAGATCCGCGCCAGCATCCCGTTCGGTGCCTTCGGCGCGCTGGACGACATCGCCAACGCGGCGCTGTTCCTGGCTTCGCCGCAGGCGCGCTGGATCACCGGCCAGGTGCTGGCGGTCGACGGCGGCCAGTCGCTGGGCGCCTGA
- a CDS encoding NAD-dependent dehydratase — MKILLAGATGLVGGHVLAQLLAEPACSAVIAPTRRALGLAHPKLHNPLLDFDALPAQAPWWRVNAGICALGTTMRQAGSREAFRRVDHAYPLAIARLLRQHGAEAFALNSALGADPHSWAFYNRVKGDLENDLRALAYPSLTLVRPGLIGGERAQRRPGEHAASVVLRALGPLLPRRYRINPAERIAAALVAGALQPRPGVQVIDAAQLV, encoded by the coding sequence ATGAAGATCCTGCTCGCCGGCGCCACCGGCCTGGTCGGTGGCCACGTGCTGGCCCAGTTGCTGGCCGAGCCGGCCTGCAGCGCGGTGATCGCGCCGACCCGGCGCGCGCTGGGCCTGGCCCATCCCAAGCTGCACAACCCATTACTCGACTTCGATGCGTTGCCGGCGCAGGCGCCGTGGTGGCGGGTGAATGCGGGGATCTGCGCACTCGGCACCACGATGCGCCAGGCTGGCTCGCGCGAGGCGTTCCGTCGGGTCGATCACGCCTATCCGCTGGCGATCGCGCGCCTGCTGCGCCAGCACGGCGCCGAGGCATTCGCGCTCAACTCCGCGCTGGGGGCGGATCCGCATTCGTGGGCGTTCTACAACCGGGTCAAGGGCGATCTGGAGAACGACCTGCGCGCGCTGGCCTACCCGTCGCTGACCCTGGTGCGGCCGGGCCTGATCGGCGGCGAACGCGCGCAACGCCGTCCCGGCGAACATGCCGCCAGCGTGGTGCTGCGGGCGCTCGGGCCGCTGCTGCCGCGACGCTACCGGATCAATCCGGCCGAACGCATCGCCGCGGCGCTGGTCGCGGGCGCGCTGCAGCCGCGTCCGGGTGTGCAGGTGATCGACGCGGCGCAGTTGGTCTAG
- a CDS encoding SH3 domain-containing protein, with translation MHARLISDYRAAYPHPIRIATGERVVLGVRDEEWPAFVWITGAAGSAGWAPLTWLQPTGDGHAVALRDYDARELDAAQGDTVVLHHEYGDWWWAERADGTQGWLPARDLELLEETT, from the coding sequence ATGCACGCACGTCTGATCAGCGATTACCGCGCCGCCTATCCGCATCCGATCCGCATCGCCACCGGCGAGCGGGTCGTGCTGGGCGTGCGCGACGAAGAGTGGCCGGCATTCGTCTGGATCACCGGCGCCGCCGGCAGCGCCGGCTGGGCGCCGCTGACGTGGCTGCAGCCGACCGGCGACGGCCATGCTGTGGCGCTGCGCGACTACGATGCGCGCGAACTCGATGCCGCGCAGGGCGACACTGTCGTCCTGCATCACGAATACGGCGACTGGTGGTGGGCCGAGCGCGCCGACGGCACGCAGGGCTGGCTGCCGGCACGCGACCTGGAACTGCTGGAAGAGACCACATGA
- a CDS encoding M4 family metallopeptidase: protein MLLPLRHRPLALLPSLLLALAATSASAAQRVDLHAKNPDTLGTQYRSAAARVGGIPAAAAVRHAELIGLDAESALTLLGSSEDPDGTVHRRYQQTFRGIPVWGEQVIVSERADGSVRSLFGRSVAGLASELPATAANAASASLSADAALTLARRAALGATLANRRLERAQAPQMIYLDDSDRAHLAYVVSFFADAPQGGAPSRPFVIVDARSGAILKQWDGLTTRDATGPGGNAKTGQYEYGSDSIHGFLDVDNNCRMQNTNVKSVNLNGGSSGTTAFQFTCSRNTYKAINGAYSPINDAHYFGGVIEKMYRSYVGVAPLTFQLVMRVHYGTRYENAFWDGSTMSFGDGNTRFYPLVSADVAGHEVSHGFTEQHSNLTYSNQSGGINEAFSDMAGEATEYYLKGTNDFKVGTEIFKSNGALRYMANPTQDGSSIDNAANYRSGMDVHYSSGVYNKAFYTLATTSGWNTRSAFEVFARANQLYWTPSTTFNSGACGVQTAASDLNRSVTAVRNAFAAVGVSCTQ from the coding sequence ATGCTCCTGCCGCTTCGTCATCGCCCGTTGGCGCTGCTCCCGTCCCTGCTGCTCGCGCTCGCCGCCACCTCCGCCAGCGCCGCGCAACGCGTGGACCTGCATGCCAAGAATCCGGACACGCTCGGCACCCAGTACCGCAGCGCCGCCGCCCGCGTCGGCGGCATTCCGGCCGCGGCCGCGGTGCGCCATGCCGAACTGATCGGGCTGGACGCAGAATCCGCGCTCACCCTGCTCGGCAGCAGCGAGGATCCCGACGGCACCGTGCACCGCCGCTACCAGCAGACCTTCCGCGGCATTCCGGTGTGGGGCGAACAGGTGATCGTCAGCGAACGCGCCGACGGCAGCGTGCGCAGCCTGTTCGGCCGTTCGGTGGCCGGGCTGGCCAGCGAACTGCCGGCCACCGCCGCCAATGCCGCCAGCGCGTCGCTGTCGGCCGATGCCGCACTGACGCTGGCACGCCGCGCCGCGCTCGGCGCCACGCTGGCCAACCGCCGCCTCGAACGCGCGCAGGCGCCGCAGATGATCTATCTGGACGACAGCGACCGCGCGCACCTGGCCTACGTGGTGTCGTTCTTCGCCGATGCGCCGCAGGGCGGTGCGCCGAGCCGGCCGTTCGTGATCGTGGACGCGCGCAGCGGCGCCATCCTGAAGCAGTGGGACGGCCTGACCACGCGCGACGCCACCGGCCCCGGCGGCAACGCCAAGACCGGCCAGTACGAGTACGGCAGCGACAGCATCCACGGCTTCCTGGACGTGGACAACAACTGCCGCATGCAGAACACCAACGTCAAGTCGGTGAACCTCAACGGCGGCAGCTCCGGCACCACCGCCTTCCAGTTCACCTGCTCGCGCAACACCTACAAGGCCATCAACGGCGCCTACTCGCCGATCAACGACGCGCACTACTTCGGCGGCGTCATCGAGAAGATGTACCGCAGCTACGTCGGCGTGGCGCCGCTGACCTTCCAGCTGGTGATGCGCGTGCATTACGGGACGCGCTACGAGAACGCGTTCTGGGACGGCTCGACGATGAGCTTCGGCGACGGCAACACCCGCTTCTATCCGCTGGTCAGCGCCGACGTCGCCGGCCACGAGGTCTCGCACGGCTTCACCGAGCAGCATTCCAACCTCACCTACTCCAACCAGTCCGGCGGCATCAACGAGGCGTTCTCGGACATGGCGGGCGAGGCCACCGAGTACTACCTCAAGGGCACGAACGACTTCAAGGTCGGCACCGAGATCTTCAAGTCCAACGGCGCGCTGCGCTACATGGCCAACCCGACGCAGGACGGCAGTTCGATCGACAACGCCGCCAACTACCGCAGCGGCATGGACGTGCATTACTCCTCGGGCGTCTACAACAAGGCGTTCTACACCCTGGCCACCACGTCCGGCTGGAATACGCGCAGCGCCTTCGAAGTGTTCGCCCGCGCCAACCAGCTGTACTGGACGCCCAGCACCACCTTCAACAGCGGTGCCTGCGGCGTGCAGACCGCCGCCAGCGACCTCAACCGCTCGGTGACCGCGGTGCGCAACGCCTTCGCCGCCGTCGGCGTGAGCTGCACGCAGTAA
- a CDS encoding alpha-ketoacid dehydrogenase subunit beta, producing MDELSPRLADHAAASAAGTAHSAATSRGDSPMTSTPITLIEAVTQALAWELQHDPSVLVLGEDVGVNGGVFRATAGLQQRFGAQRVLDTPLDETTIAGLSVGLAAQGMKPVAEAQFDGFVYPMVDHLICHAARLRTRTRGRLHCPMVLRVPWGGGIRAPEHHSEANEAIFTNVPGLRVVLPSSPQRAYGLLLAAIREPDPVIYMEPKRIYRQYKEVVADDGEALPLDVCFVLRDGTDVTLVAWGAQVKEALEAADRLAADGISAEVIDVATLRPLDFATIAESVARTGRCVIVQEAPRSAGFGAEIAARLAEQSMYDLVAPVQRVTGYDTHIPLFRLEMKYLPSTDKIVAAAKRAMAAG from the coding sequence ATGGATGAGCTCAGCCCTCGCCTCGCCGACCACGCGGCCGCCTCTGCGGCCGGCACCGCCCACAGCGCGGCGACGTCGCGCGGAGACAGCCCGATGACCAGCACGCCCATTACCCTGATCGAAGCGGTGACCCAGGCGCTGGCCTGGGAACTGCAGCACGACCCCTCGGTGCTGGTGCTGGGCGAAGACGTGGGCGTCAACGGCGGCGTGTTCCGCGCCACCGCCGGCCTGCAGCAGCGCTTCGGCGCGCAGCGCGTGCTCGACACCCCGCTGGACGAGACCACCATCGCCGGGCTCAGCGTCGGCCTCGCCGCGCAGGGCATGAAGCCGGTGGCCGAGGCGCAGTTCGACGGCTTCGTCTACCCGATGGTCGACCACCTGATCTGCCACGCCGCGCGCCTGCGCACCCGCACCCGCGGCCGCCTGCACTGCCCGATGGTGCTGCGGGTGCCGTGGGGCGGCGGCATCCGCGCGCCGGAGCACCACAGCGAAGCCAACGAGGCGATCTTCACCAACGTGCCGGGCCTGCGCGTGGTGCTGCCGTCCTCGCCGCAGCGCGCCTACGGCCTGTTGCTGGCGGCGATCCGCGAGCCGGATCCGGTGATCTACATGGAGCCCAAGCGCATCTACCGGCAGTACAAGGAAGTAGTGGCCGACGACGGCGAGGCGCTGCCGCTGGACGTGTGCTTCGTGCTGCGCGACGGCACCGACGTGACCCTGGTCGCCTGGGGCGCGCAGGTCAAGGAAGCGCTGGAGGCCGCCGACCGGCTCGCCGCCGACGGCATCAGCGCCGAGGTCATCGACGTGGCCACGCTGCGCCCGCTGGACTTCGCCACCATCGCCGAATCGGTGGCGCGCACCGGCCGCTGCGTGATCGTGCAGGAGGCCCCGCGCAGCGCCGGCTTCGGCGCCGAGATCGCCGCGCGCCTGGCCGAGCAATCGATGTACGACCTGGTCGCACCGGTGCAGCGCGTGACCGGCTACGACACCCACATCCCGCTGTTCCGGCTGGAGATGAAATACCTGCCGAGCACCGACAAGATCGTCGCGGCGGCCAAGCGGGCGATGGCCGCGGGTTGA
- a CDS encoding carbohydrate kinase family protein, translated as MFVVCGEALYDIFIDGYAGTSVGMTARQGGSPFNVAIGLARLGAPSALFTGLSTDPLGRQLRATLEGEGVALDYCIDKREATTLVMVALDAGGVPNYAFYGTGCADRALTEADLPVLDARVGGLHFGSYTLVAETTASTFQALAERERGQRLISLDPNVRPTVEPDMAVWRARLARWIALAHVVKVSQEDIELLYPQQDPFAVARSWLQQGPSLVVMTLGGDGAVAWRGDSEARVPGRVVQVADTVGAGDSFQAALLQQLPDPAALAALGSEPAALERLLQFCVAAAAINCTRAGANPPSLDEVRAAL; from the coding sequence ATGTTCGTGGTGTGCGGAGAGGCCTTGTACGACATCTTCATCGACGGCTACGCCGGCACCTCGGTCGGGATGACCGCGCGCCAGGGCGGTTCGCCGTTCAACGTGGCCATCGGCCTGGCCCGCCTGGGGGCGCCGTCGGCGCTGTTCACCGGCCTGTCCACCGATCCGCTGGGCCGCCAGCTGCGCGCCACCCTCGAAGGCGAAGGCGTGGCCCTGGACTACTGCATCGACAAGCGCGAGGCGACCACCCTGGTGATGGTCGCGCTCGACGCCGGCGGCGTGCCCAACTACGCCTTCTACGGCACCGGCTGCGCCGACCGCGCGCTGACCGAGGCCGACCTGCCGGTGCTGGACGCGCGCGTCGGCGGCCTGCATTTCGGCTCCTACACGCTGGTCGCCGAGACTACCGCCAGCACCTTCCAGGCCCTGGCCGAACGCGAGCGCGGGCAGCGGCTGATCTCGCTGGACCCGAACGTGCGCCCGACGGTGGAGCCGGACATGGCGGTGTGGCGCGCGCGGCTGGCGCGCTGGATCGCGCTGGCGCACGTGGTCAAGGTCAGCCAGGAGGACATCGAGTTGCTGTATCCGCAGCAGGATCCGTTCGCGGTCGCCCGCAGCTGGCTGCAGCAGGGGCCGTCGCTGGTGGTGATGACCCTGGGCGGCGACGGCGCGGTGGCCTGGCGCGGCGACAGCGAAGCGCGCGTGCCCGGCCGGGTGGTGCAGGTGGCCGATACGGTCGGCGCCGGCGACAGCTTCCAGGCGGCGCTGCTGCAACAGTTGCCCGACCCCGCCGCGCTGGCGGCGCTGGGCAGCGAGCCGGCCGCGCTGGAGCGCCTGCTGCAGTTCTGCGTGGCCGCCGCGGCGATCAACTGCACCCGCGCCGGCGCCAATCCGCCCAGCCTGGACGAGGTCCGCGCCGCGCTCTGA
- a CDS encoding dihydrolipoamide acetyltransferase family protein, with protein sequence MSETKSFNLPDLGEGLPDATIVEWFVKEGDTIRLDEPLVAMETAKAVVEVPSPVSGKVLKLAGAPGDIVVTGSMLAQFAPDPNLPQRAEGQDTGHHHGGAAPAASGKSAGSGTTAAEDGGARHDADNAQAAGERDDAGTVVGAMQSSNTVHSERAVSVGGVRAMPAVRALARKLGVDLSRVRASGADGAVTLADVKQAAADGSAKAGTTAGAAAAAPPRSPAVAAEAAPTSPPTPPATSARTPLSAAGKPMRTQPPGVVVQGQPEPLKGVRRNMARVMAEAQRQVVLTTLNDDADLHAWTPGNDTTGRLVRAIVAACQAVPALNAWFDGEALTRTLHAHVDIGIAVDTDDGLFVPALRNADMLDARGVREGINRLRQQVEARSIPASELSGYTISLSNFGMFAGRYATPIVVPPCVAIVAAGRARHQLVPVMGGVETHKVLPLSLSFDHRACTGGEAARFLRAMIDDLALPA encoded by the coding sequence ATGAGCGAAACCAAGAGCTTCAACCTGCCCGACCTGGGCGAAGGACTGCCCGACGCCACCATCGTCGAGTGGTTCGTCAAGGAAGGCGACACCATCCGGCTGGACGAGCCGCTGGTGGCGATGGAGACCGCCAAGGCGGTGGTCGAAGTGCCCTCGCCGGTGTCCGGCAAGGTGCTGAAGCTGGCCGGCGCACCGGGCGACATCGTCGTCACCGGCAGCATGCTGGCGCAGTTCGCGCCCGACCCCAACCTGCCGCAGCGCGCCGAAGGCCAGGACACCGGCCATCACCACGGCGGCGCGGCGCCGGCCGCGTCCGGCAAGAGCGCCGGCAGCGGCACCACGGCGGCCGAGGACGGCGGCGCACGGCACGACGCCGACAACGCGCAGGCCGCGGGCGAACGCGACGATGCCGGCACCGTGGTCGGCGCGATGCAGAGCTCCAACACCGTGCACAGCGAGCGAGCCGTGTCGGTCGGCGGCGTGCGCGCGATGCCGGCGGTGCGCGCCCTGGCCAGGAAGCTGGGCGTGGACCTCAGCCGCGTGCGCGCCAGCGGCGCCGATGGCGCGGTGACCCTGGCCGACGTCAAGCAGGCCGCGGCCGATGGCTCGGCGAAGGCGGGCACGACTGCAGGAGCGGCTGCAGCCGCGCCCCCACGCAGTCCCGCCGTCGCGGCTGAAGCCGCGCCTACGAGCCCCCCCACGCCACCTGCCACGTCCGCGCGCACCCCGCTCTCCGCCGCCGGCAAGCCGATGCGCACGCAGCCGCCGGGCGTGGTCGTGCAGGGCCAGCCCGAGCCGCTGAAGGGCGTGCGCCGCAACATGGCGCGGGTGATGGCCGAGGCGCAGCGCCAGGTGGTGCTGACCACGCTCAACGACGATGCCGACCTGCACGCGTGGACGCCGGGCAACGACACCACCGGGCGCCTGGTGCGCGCGATCGTCGCCGCCTGCCAGGCGGTGCCGGCGCTCAATGCCTGGTTCGACGGCGAGGCGCTGACCCGCACCCTGCACGCGCACGTGGACATCGGCATCGCCGTGGACACCGACGACGGCCTGTTCGTGCCCGCGCTGCGCAATGCCGACATGCTCGATGCGCGCGGCGTGCGCGAAGGCATCAACCGCCTGCGCCAGCAGGTGGAGGCGCGCAGCATTCCGGCCTCGGAACTGAGCGGCTACACCATTTCGCTGTCCAACTTCGGCATGTTCGCCGGCCGCTACGCCACCCCGATCGTGGTGCCGCCCTGCGTGGCCATTGTCGCCGCCGGCCGCGCCCGCCACCAGCTGGTGCCGGTGATGGGCGGCGTGGAAACGCACAAGGTCCTGCCGCTGTCGCTGAGCTTCGACCACCGCGCCTGCACCGGCGGCGAAGCGGCACGCTTCCTGCGCGCAATGATCGACGACCTGGCACTGCCGGCCTGA